The following proteins come from a genomic window of Nicotiana tomentosiformis chromosome 12, ASM39032v3, whole genome shotgun sequence:
- the LOC138902605 gene encoding uncharacterized protein, with translation MNGPIEAANKNIKKILRKMMDNYKQWHEKLTFALLGYHTIVCTSTGETPYLLVYGIEAIIPAKVEIPSLRIIQEAELSDAKWIQNQYEQLALIDGKRMNAVCHGQLYQNRMARAFNKKVRSRQFTPGQLVLKRIFPHQNEAKGKFSTNWQVPYIVHRVLIGGALILANMDGEIWPQPINSDAVKRYYF, from the coding sequence ATGAATGGACCTATAGAAGCcgcgaacaagaacatcaagaagatattgaggaaaatgatggacaactacaagcaatggcatgagaagctaACATTTGCTTTGCTTGGGTACCACACCATAGTTTGTACGTCAACTGGGGAAACCCCCTATCTACTGGTCTATGGTATTGAAGCTATTATCCCTGCCAAAGTGGAGATTCCTTCCTTAAGGATCATACAAGAGGCCGAGCTCAGTGATGCGAAATGGATACAAAACCAGtatgaacaactggctctcattgatggtaagAGGATGAACGCAGTGTGTCATGGccaactctaccagaatagaatggcaagggctttcaacaaaaaggttagatCGAGGCAATTCACACCAGGTCAATTGGTGTTGAAacggatcttcccacatcagaATGAAGCAAAAGGGAAATTCTCAACCAACTGGCAAGTCCCTTACATAGTTCACCGAGTACTGATAGGAGGAGCGCTTATACTTGCAAATATGGATGGAGAAATATGGCCAcaacctatcaattcagacgcagtcaagagatattacttttaa